GCCATACCCGCCGCGTCAATCTTCTTTTTAATCTCCATTATCTCGGGACGGGCCTGGCTGTCGCCCAACTCACGCTGGATGGCCTTTATCTGTTCTCTCAGGATATACTCGCGCTGCATCTTGCCCAATTCATTAGCGGCTTCGGCCTGTATCTTTTTGGATAATTCCAAAACTTCAAGTTCGCGATTTATATGGAGAAGAAGCGAAGACGTTCTTTTTTCGACATCAGGTTGAGCGATCAGCTTTTGTTTTTCTTCGATACTCAGATTCATATTGGAGGCGATAAGGTCGGTCAATTGTCCCGGAGAATCCTGATTCATGGCGGTCACGAAAAATTCCTCGGACAAATACGGAGCCATTTCCGCCAGATATTTCAATCGATCCATCAGATTGCGATTGAGAGCTTCGGTTTTGACGCTCCTTTTATAAATTTCCCGGACTTCTTCGATTTTGCCAATCAGATACGGTTTGGTTGAAATTTCTTTCGTGAGTTTGATGCGCGATAAACCCTGAATCAAAAATCTGACCGAGCCATCCGGGAATCTGAGCATTTTCAGTATATTCCCTGCCGTGCCGTGTTTATATATATCATCGAATCCGGGATCTTTAATATCAGGGTCGTGAGTATTAAAAATACCAATCGTTTTACCGTGCATCAGGGCTTCGTCAACTAACTGAGTATGAGCTTTTTCGGATATTATCAAGGGGATTACCAAAAAAGGAAAAACGACGACGCCCTTAACCGGCAAAATCGGCATTTCCCGGGGAAGAACAATTTCATCCTGAAATTCTTTTGTGATCGTGATTTCCAAAATATCTCCCATTCAACCGCGTTTATTACGCGGGCATAGCTAATTTAAGGCTATAAAAATTTCCGCCCCAGCGCAATATTAAATCGTTATCATTTCAAAACAGAAAACAGGTGGAACCTAAATTTGGTTCCATGTCATATTTTCCCCGGCGCGTCGCTGACCGTTTCTACTTTTTTATATCGGTTTCTTAGTCCATCTTTTCAACATATTATACATTCCTTTGCGAGGCGCGGCCCGCAAAATTGGCTTGACATTTTTTTCCTTTTGAGTAACCTTTCGGGACGTATAAATTCTGAAAATATAAAATGGGAGATATATTCATGGTTGATTCTACCACCGACCCCATCACGGCGATTGAAATGGCAATCAAACGTGAAGAAGCCGCTTATGAGTTTTACATGAGGCATTCCAGGATTTTCGAAAACGAGGCCACGCGGAAGATGTTCGAAAAGCTGGCTGAGGAAGAAATCAAACATAAGGAACGGCTCCAGCAGGAACTCAATGACAATTATTACACGGAAATGTAACCGGCAAACAAGGTGAGGGATAAATTATGATTCCAGCAAATCCAAAAGTTCTCGACGCGCTGAACTGGGGGATATCGTCCGAGATTAAAAGTTATGTTTTTTATCTGGAAGCGGCCCAAAAAACTGATAATGCCGAGCATAAAGATACACTCTTGAAGCTCGCTGCAGAGGAAAAAGAGCATTATCAGGTTCTGGAGCGACAGCATCATTCATTGATAACTTCCGAGCAGTGGGTAACCTATAATGATATCCTGGGTCAGGAAGGACTCCCGGAAATCGATGAAAACATGGCCGGGCAGCATCGGGGCCTTATCGATACTGTTCGCAATGCTTCGGATATGAGAACCGTTCTTGATATTGCTTTTGATTTGGAAAAAGAGGCTAATGGAGTTTTCTCCAAAGCGGCCGAGGACGCCGACGATCCCGAGCAGAAAAAGAGTTTTGAGTTTTTGGCCAAGTTTGAACGCGGTCACATGAATCTTATCCGGAAGATGATAGATTCTCTTTAGCGCTCAAATATATTGCTACAAAGATTTAATTATGATAGATTGCGCGAGTGAAAAAAACTCGCACGATTTTTTTTTTATGAATAAGAAAAATCTGATATGGATAGAAATTAACCGCCGGGCGATATTAAACAATATCAAAAGCCTGTCTCGTCTGGCCGGTAAAAAAACAATGCTCGCTCCGGCTGTCAAAGCTAACGGTTACGGGCACGGCCTCCGCGAAATTGTCAGTATTCTATCCGAGACGAAAATTCCTTATATATCGATTCATTCAACGGTTGAGGCCGAAACATCGCGGGCCGAGGGATGGGACCGCAAAATCATAATGGTCGGGCCGGTCGCGCCGGAGGATATCGACGCTATCTTTCGCCTCGATTTAGAACCGGTTGTTACCGAGCCGACGTTCATATCAAAGCTGGGACGATTCTGCCGCAAATCCAATACTTCGGCTAAAGTACATCTCAAACTCGAAACCGGCACTAATCGGCAGGGGATGAATAAAAAAGAGCTATCCCGCGCGGCCTCAACATTGAAAAAATATCCCGAAATTTCAGTCGCCGGAATCTCGACTCATTTCGCCAATATCGAGGATACAACCGATCATACTTTCGCCATGAATCAGCTCAAACAATTCAAGAGCATGAACGCTTATTTGAATAAACTGGGCGTCAAACCAAAACTGAAACATACCGCCTGCTCGGCGGCTCTGTTGCTCTTTAAGGAAACTTATTTTGATCTCGCGCGTCCGGGAGTTGCTCTTTACGGTTACTGGCCTTCGAGTGAAACTTATGTTTCCTATCGCCTCGGCGGTGGGACGAATAAAATCCTGACTCCGGCCCTGTCATTATGTTCGCGGATAACGCAAATTAAAACGGTTGAAGCCGGAAGTTTTATCGGCTACGGATGCACCTATCGGGCCAGTTCTAAATTAAAAATCGCCGTTCTACCGGCAGGTTATTCCGACGGCATCGACCGCCGATTATCGAACCTGGGATATGTCTTAATCAAGGGCCGTCGGGCGCCGATTCGCGGCCGCGTTTGCATGAATCTGATAATGGTTGATATCACTAATATCCGCGGGGTTAAATTATATGATATCGCTACCATACTTGGAACGGATGGGGACGAAAAGATATCAGCCGATACCCATGCCGCCTGGTGCCAGACGATCAATTATGAGATTATTTCACGGGTATCTTCAACCCTGCCGCGATATATGGTTTAAAATTTGCCATCCGGTTATTTTGAATTACAATTATCAATTAGTCTAAAATTTACTATAAATCGCCCGATAATTGAGATTAAGACAAACATTGTCCCGTATTGTAAGCTGTTGTAACTGAATCGATAAGTAATCAATTTAGACTCCTTCGAAAAATTGCTTGACTGCGGGTAATATTTTCCGTTTCTTATTGTGAAACAATTCACATGCTGTTTTAGAAACCGCGATGGGATATGGCCAAACAGAATAACGGACAAAAAAAGATTTCTGAATCGACTATCAGACGTCTTTCATTATATTATCGAGCTCTTTCTCTGCTGGAGAAGGAGAACCATGAGACAATCTCATCGAAAGAACTGGCTCGCCGAGAAAAACTGACTCCGGCGCAGGTTCGCAAAGACCTCTCGTTTTTTGGGAGTTTTGGAACCAGAGGGCTGGGGTATCCCGTCACGGAACTGAAAAAACGCGTTGCCAGGATTCTCGGAATCAACCGCATCTGGAACATCGCCATGGTCGGGGTTGGGAATATCGGCTCGGCCCTGGTTTCCTACAAGGAATTCCATCGTCAGGGTTTCCGCATCAAATTGATTTTTGATAATGACCAGCGTAAGATAGGTTCCAATCATAAAGGTTTGATCGTATCGGATATCAAAGATATGCCGCGCCTGTTGCGTGAGCATAATATTGAAATAGTTATTCTGGCCGTTCCCGCCATCGTCGCTCAATATATTGTCGATGAAGTCGTTGAAGCCGGCATCAAGGCGATTTTGAATTTCGCGCCGATTAATCTAACCGTTCCCGAGGATGTTTTTCTCCGCAACGAGAACATGTCGATGGAACTCGAATATCTCTCATTTATCATATCCAACGATTATAAGCCGAATTAAATTTCTTATTCCGCCCATAGCGTAGTTTTAAACTTCCATGAAAAGTAAAATCAACAGACAATCCCGATAATATCCACCCAATGGGTGAGATACAAGTTGTTTGTTTTGTCAGTTGTCTATTTATCCCCAATGCCGTCCCGAAAAATACCCACGTCAAAGACGGCCCGGCTGCGGGGTAGGTTGATAGATTTAAATAAATATCTCATCCCAAC
The sequence above is a segment of the Candidatus Zixiibacteriota bacterium genome. Coding sequences within it:
- a CDS encoding ferritin family protein, giving the protein MIPANPKVLDALNWGISSEIKSYVFYLEAAQKTDNAEHKDTLLKLAAEEKEHYQVLERQHHSLITSEQWVTYNDILGQEGLPEIDENMAGQHRGLIDTVRNASDMRTVLDIAFDLEKEANGVFSKAAEDADDPEQKKSFEFLAKFERGHMNLIRKMIDSL
- the alr gene encoding alanine racemase → MNKKNLIWIEINRRAILNNIKSLSRLAGKKTMLAPAVKANGYGHGLREIVSILSETKIPYISIHSTVEAETSRAEGWDRKIIMVGPVAPEDIDAIFRLDLEPVVTEPTFISKLGRFCRKSNTSAKVHLKLETGTNRQGMNKKELSRAASTLKKYPEISVAGISTHFANIEDTTDHTFAMNQLKQFKSMNAYLNKLGVKPKLKHTACSAALLLFKETYFDLARPGVALYGYWPSSETYVSYRLGGGTNKILTPALSLCSRITQIKTVEAGSFIGYGCTYRASSKLKIAVLPAGYSDGIDRRLSNLGYVLIKGRRAPIRGRVCMNLIMVDITNIRGVKLYDIATILGTDGDEKISADTHAAWCQTINYEIISRVSSTLPRYMV
- a CDS encoding ferritin family protein; amino-acid sequence: MVDSTTDPITAIEMAIKREEAAYEFYMRHSRIFENEATRKMFEKLAEEEIKHKERLQQELNDNYYTEM
- a CDS encoding redox-sensing transcriptional repressor Rex translates to MAKQNNGQKKISESTIRRLSLYYRALSLLEKENHETISSKELARREKLTPAQVRKDLSFFGSFGTRGLGYPVTELKKRVARILGINRIWNIAMVGVGNIGSALVSYKEFHRQGFRIKLIFDNDQRKIGSNHKGLIVSDIKDMPRLLREHNIEIVILAVPAIVAQYIVDEVVEAGIKAILNFAPINLTVPEDVFLRNENMSMELEYLSFIISNDYKPN